The following are encoded in a window of Pseudomonas multiresinivorans genomic DNA:
- a CDS encoding class II 3-deoxy-7-phosphoheptulonate synthase — protein MSLPWSPDSWRSKPIQQQPAYPDANRVSEVERTLASFPPLVFAGEARELRRQFAEVTAGRAFLLQGGDCAESFAEFSAAKIRDTFKVLLQMAVVMTFAAGCPVVKVGRMAGQFAKPRSSGDETIGGVTLPAYRGDIVNGIGFDEKSRVPDPDRLLQAYHQSTASLNLLRAFANGGFADLHQVHQWNLDFIANSALSERYQQLADRIDETLAFMRACGLDTAPQLRETSFFTAHEALLLNYEEAFIRRDSLTGGWYDCSAHMLWIGDRTRQLDGAHVEMLRGVGNPIGVKVGPSMDSEELIRLIDILNPDNEPGRLNLIVRMGADKVGDGLPRLIQTVQREGKQVLWSSDPMHGNTIKASSGYKTRDFARILAEVRQFFEVHRAEGSYAGGIHIEMTGQNVTECIGGARPITEAGLSDRYHTHCDPRLNADQSLELAFLIAETLKQVRR, from the coding sequence ATGAGCCTGCCCTGGAGCCCCGATAGCTGGAGAAGCAAACCGATCCAGCAACAGCCCGCCTACCCCGACGCGAACCGCGTGAGCGAGGTCGAACGCACCCTCGCCAGCTTCCCGCCGCTGGTATTCGCCGGCGAGGCGCGCGAGTTGCGCCGACAGTTCGCCGAGGTCACCGCTGGCCGCGCCTTCCTGCTGCAGGGCGGCGACTGTGCCGAGAGCTTCGCCGAGTTCTCCGCGGCAAAGATCCGCGACACCTTCAAGGTGCTGCTGCAGATGGCCGTGGTGATGACCTTCGCTGCCGGCTGCCCGGTGGTGAAGGTCGGCCGCATGGCCGGCCAGTTCGCCAAACCGCGCTCCTCCGGCGATGAAACCATCGGCGGCGTGACCTTGCCGGCTTACCGCGGCGACATCGTCAACGGCATCGGCTTCGACGAGAAAAGCCGCGTGCCGGACCCGGACCGCCTGCTGCAGGCCTACCACCAGTCCACGGCCTCGCTGAACCTGCTTCGCGCCTTCGCCAATGGCGGCTTCGCCGACCTGCACCAGGTGCATCAGTGGAACCTCGACTTCATCGCCAACTCGGCGCTGTCCGAGCGCTACCAGCAACTGGCCGACCGCATCGACGAAACCCTCGCCTTCATGCGTGCCTGCGGCCTGGATACCGCCCCGCAACTGCGCGAAACCAGTTTCTTCACTGCCCATGAAGCGCTGCTGCTGAATTACGAGGAAGCCTTCATCCGCCGCGACAGCCTCACCGGCGGCTGGTACGACTGCTCCGCGCACATGCTGTGGATCGGCGACCGCACCCGCCAGCTCGACGGCGCCCACGTCGAAATGCTCCGCGGCGTCGGCAACCCCATCGGCGTGAAGGTCGGCCCGAGCATGGACAGCGAGGAGCTGATCCGCCTGATCGACATCCTCAACCCGGACAACGAGCCCGGCCGCCTCAACCTCATCGTACGCATGGGCGCCGACAAGGTCGGTGACGGCCTGCCGCGCCTGATCCAGACCGTGCAGCGCGAGGGCAAGCAGGTGCTGTGGAGCTCCGACCCCATGCACGGCAACACCATCAAGGCTTCCAGCGGCTACAAGACCCGCGACTTCGCGCGCATCCTCGCCGAGGTCCGGCAGTTCTTCGAAGTACACCGGGCCGAGGGCAGCTACGCCGGCGGCATCCACATCGAGATGACCGGGCAGAACGTCACCGAATGCATCGGCGGTGCGCGGCCGATCACCGAGGCCGGCCTCAGCGATCGCTACCACACCCATTGCGACCCGCGCCTGAACGCGGACCAGTCGCTGGAGCTGGCCTTCCTCATCGCCGAAACCCTGAAGCAGGTCCGTCGCTGA
- a CDS encoding M48 family metalloprotease, whose protein sequence is MQLHRSLLALLIGASAALSGCQNMNTDSLVQSGMMAMKAATLSDAEIKQVADEACAKQDAEAQIAPASSPYAQRLDKIAAALGNPLTGTSINYKVYLTEDINAFAMANGCVRVYSGLMDLMNDNEVEGVLGHEIGHVALGHVKKATQTAYATAAARGAVAASGNATVAALSQSQLGEIGEALVNAQFSQSQESAADDYSFDLLKKRGIDLNGLASAFDKLAKLSGGQESSMFDSHPGSQQRADHIRKRIASGK, encoded by the coding sequence ATGCAACTGCACCGCTCCCTCCTCGCCCTGCTGATCGGCGCCAGCGCCGCGCTCTCCGGCTGCCAGAACATGAACACCGACAGCCTCGTGCAGTCGGGCATGATGGCCATGAAGGCCGCCACCCTCAGCGATGCCGAGATCAAGCAGGTCGCCGACGAAGCCTGTGCCAAGCAGGATGCCGAAGCCCAGATCGCCCCGGCCTCCAGCCCCTACGCACAGCGCCTGGACAAGATCGCCGCCGCCCTGGGCAACCCGCTGACCGGCACCTCGATCAACTACAAGGTCTACCTCACCGAAGACATCAACGCCTTCGCCATGGCCAACGGCTGCGTGCGCGTCTACTCCGGCCTGATGGACCTGATGAACGACAACGAAGTGGAAGGCGTGCTCGGCCACGAGATCGGCCACGTCGCCCTCGGCCACGTGAAGAAGGCCACCCAAACGGCCTACGCAACCGCCGCCGCCCGCGGTGCCGTTGCGGCTTCGGGGAATGCTACCGTCGCAGCCCTGTCGCAATCGCAGCTGGGTGAAATCGGTGAAGCGCTGGTCAACGCGCAGTTCTCCCAGTCCCAGGAGTCGGCGGCCGACGATTACTCCTTCGACCTGCTGAAGAAGCGCGGCATCGACCTCAATGGCCTGGCCAGCGCCTTCGACAAGCTGGCCAAGCTCAGCGGCGGCCAGGAGAGCAGCATGTTCGACTCCCACCCCGGCTCGCAGCAGCGTGCGGACCACATCCGCAAACGCATCGCCAGCGGCAAGTGA
- a CDS encoding winged helix-turn-helix domain-containing protein, whose amino-acid sequence MPTVESLSLKQARRLALAAQGFALRRPGGEVQRRHVRSLLERLGVLQIDSVNALVRSHYLPLFSRLGNYSPTLLEEAAWSGGRHRRLFEYWGHEASLLPLELYPLMRWRMRRAAEGRGIYQQLARFGRERQGVIQRVLDAVREQGALGAGSLTTREERAGPWWDWSEEKHALEWLFAAGEVTVAGRKGFERLYDLPERVLPSALLAQPELDEAEAQRQLLLHSAQALGVATEKDLRDYFRLDPADSKARLAELVEAGDLLVVQVQGWQAPAYCLADPVIPRKVRASALLSPFDSLVWERARTERLFDFRYRLEIYTPQHKRVYGYYVLPFLFNEHLAARVDLRSDRAAGKLVVHAVHEEEKGLGEEGHAALAQQLNEMARWLGLERVAVNCQRPSGERLQGLLAQA is encoded by the coding sequence ATGCCGACCGTAGAATCCCTGTCCCTCAAGCAAGCCCGACGCCTGGCCCTGGCCGCCCAGGGCTTTGCCCTGCGCAGGCCCGGCGGCGAGGTGCAGCGCCGCCATGTGCGCAGCCTGCTGGAGCGCCTGGGTGTGCTGCAGATCGATTCGGTGAACGCGCTGGTGCGCTCGCATTACCTGCCGTTGTTCTCGCGCCTGGGCAACTACTCGCCGACGCTGCTGGAAGAGGCGGCCTGGAGCGGCGGGCGGCATCGTCGCCTGTTCGAATACTGGGGGCACGAAGCCTCGCTGCTGCCGCTGGAGCTGTATCCGCTAATGCGCTGGCGTATGCGCCGTGCCGCTGAAGGTCGGGGAATTTATCAGCAACTGGCGCGCTTCGGGCGTGAGCGGCAGGGGGTGATCCAGCGGGTGCTCGATGCCGTTCGCGAGCAAGGCGCGCTGGGTGCCGGCAGCCTGACTACCCGCGAGGAACGTGCCGGCCCCTGGTGGGACTGGAGCGAGGAGAAACATGCGCTGGAATGGCTGTTCGCCGCGGGCGAAGTGACGGTCGCCGGGCGGAAGGGATTCGAGCGGCTCTATGATCTGCCTGAGCGCGTGTTGCCGTCGGCCCTGCTGGCTCAGCCCGAGCTGGACGAAGCCGAGGCGCAGCGTCAATTGCTGCTGCATTCGGCGCAGGCGCTGGGTGTGGCCACCGAGAAGGACCTGCGTGATTATTTCCGCCTGGACCCCGCGGACAGCAAGGCGCGGCTGGCAGAGTTGGTGGAGGCGGGCGATCTGCTGGTCGTACAGGTTCAGGGCTGGCAGGCGCCGGCCTATTGCCTGGCGGATCCGGTCATTCCGCGCAAGGTGCGCGCCAGCGCCTTGCTTTCGCCCTTCGATTCACTGGTCTGGGAGCGCGCCCGCACTGAGCGGCTGTTCGATTTTCGTTATCGCCTGGAGATCTACACGCCGCAGCACAAGCGCGTTTACGGCTACTACGTGCTGCCTTTCCTGTTCAACGAGCACCTGGCCGCGCGGGTCGACCTGCGCTCCGATCGCGCCGCGGGAAAGCTGGTGGTGCATGCCGTCCACGAAGAGGAAAAGGGATTGGGTGAAGAGGGCCACGCCGCGTTGGCGCAGCAATTGAACGAGATGGCGCGCTGGCTGGGGCTCGAACGGGTGGCAGTGAACTGCCAGCGGCCCTCGGGCGAGCGTCTGCAGGGGCTGCTGGCGCAAGCCTGA
- a CDS encoding DUF3291 domain-containing protein, whose protein sequence is MSTHYHLAQVNIAKARAPLDHPLMKGFVDQLDHINALAERSAGFVWRLQTEEGDATSIRVFDDPLIIVNLSVWESVEALKEYVYSGEHLQVLRSKRDWMERLSSPSLALWWLPAGDLPDVQMARERLERLQLEGPSAEVFTFARPFPVPGSLAEPA, encoded by the coding sequence ATGTCCACGCATTACCACCTCGCCCAGGTCAACATCGCCAAGGCCCGCGCCCCGCTGGATCATCCCCTGATGAAGGGATTCGTTGACCAGCTCGACCATATCAATGCCCTTGCCGAGCGCAGCGCGGGTTTCGTCTGGCGCCTGCAGACGGAGGAGGGCGATGCCACCTCCATCCGCGTCTTCGACGACCCGCTGATCATCGTCAACCTGTCCGTCTGGGAGTCCGTGGAGGCGTTGAAGGAGTACGTCTACAGCGGCGAGCACCTGCAGGTGCTGCGCAGCAAGCGTGACTGGATGGAGCGCCTGTCTTCGCCGAGCCTGGCGCTCTGGTGGTTGCCCGCAGGCGACCTGCCGGACGTGCAGATGGCCCGCGAACGCCTGGAGCGGCTGCAGCTGGAGGGCCCTTCGGCGGAGGTCTTCACTTTCGCCCGACCATTCCCGGTGCCCGGATCGCTGGCCGAGCCGGCCTGA
- a CDS encoding DUF1127 domain-containing protein produces the protein MKGQIGFVAASYHVHKIAAVPLWKRAVQRVLHWHELARQRRELATMSDEALKDIGLSRADIQQEVERPFWADYVRR, from the coding sequence ATGAAAGGTCAAATCGGTTTCGTAGCAGCGTCCTACCATGTTCACAAAATCGCGGCCGTACCGCTGTGGAAGCGCGCCGTGCAACGTGTCCTGCATTGGCACGAACTGGCCCGCCAGCGCCGTGAGCTGGCGACCATGAGCGATGAAGCGCTCAAGGACATCGGCCTGAGTCGCGCCGATATCCAGCAGGAAGTCGAGCGCCCGTTCTGGGCCGACTATGTTCGTCGTTGA
- a CDS encoding LysR family transcriptional regulator, translated as MSSFPSIDSELLRTFVAIADHGGFTRAAEMVNRTQSAVSMQMKRLEEDVLERSLFERDGRQVRLTPEGQILLGYARRILRLQGEVFNTFRQPHMVGSVKIGTPDDYVMRFLPSILSRFAEAYPLVQVEVHCDSSAQLLMRNDLDLSIVTREPGTEIGQLLRQEDFVWMAAESFCPQDQRPLPLAMFNTACFCRAWACNALEAMEVDYRIAYSSPSLSALFAVANAGLAVTAQLRSLLTGNLRIIGEDEGLPVLPNASIVLLRGQKMTPVTDKLAEYIVEGFKS; from the coding sequence ATGAGCAGCTTCCCCAGCATCGACAGCGAACTGCTGCGCACCTTCGTCGCCATTGCCGACCACGGCGGCTTCACCCGCGCCGCCGAGATGGTCAACCGCACCCAGTCGGCGGTGAGCATGCAGATGAAACGGCTGGAGGAAGACGTGCTGGAACGCAGCCTGTTCGAGCGCGACGGCCGCCAGGTGCGCCTGACGCCGGAAGGCCAGATCCTGCTGGGCTACGCGCGGCGCATCCTGCGGTTGCAGGGCGAGGTGTTCAACACCTTCCGCCAGCCGCACATGGTCGGCTCGGTGAAGATCGGCACCCCGGACGACTATGTGATGCGCTTCCTGCCCAGCATCCTCTCGCGCTTCGCCGAGGCCTACCCGCTGGTGCAGGTCGAGGTGCATTGCGACTCGTCGGCGCAACTGCTGATGCGCAACGACCTCGACCTGTCCATCGTCACCCGCGAGCCGGGCACCGAGATCGGCCAGCTGCTGCGCCAGGAAGACTTCGTCTGGATGGCCGCCGAGAGCTTCTGCCCGCAGGACCAGCGCCCGCTGCCACTGGCGATGTTCAACACCGCCTGCTTCTGCCGCGCCTGGGCCTGCAATGCCCTGGAGGCGATGGAAGTGGACTACCGCATCGCCTACAGCAGCCCGAGCCTGTCGGCCCTGTTCGCCGTGGCCAATGCCGGACTGGCGGTGACCGCGCAGCTGCGCAGCCTGCTGACCGGCAACCTGCGCATCATCGGCGAAGACGAAGGGCTACCGGTGCTGCCCAACGCCAGCATCGTGCTGCTGCGTGGACAGAAGATGACGCCGGTGACCGACAAGCTCGCCGAGTACATAGTCGAGGGGTTCAAGTCCTGA
- a CDS encoding sulfite exporter TauE/SafE family protein, giving the protein MWDLVVDFLLGVVLGSLGGLFGIGGGLLAIPALGVLFGLDQQLAQGTALVMVVPNVLLAIWRYHQRNRIDFAQAGVLALTGLVCAFFASSIAVNLDARSMRTAFVVFLVLLALYLLVRLFQRVPQGGSTPRYGLPWMGVLGLGAGSLGGLFGVGGGVLATPVLTSVFGLTQVIAQGLALALAAPSTGVALATYAVHGHVDWRMGSALALGGLVSISWGVRLAHALPERQLRMAFSAFLIVCAVLLAVR; this is encoded by the coding sequence ATGTGGGATCTGGTCGTGGACTTTCTGCTCGGCGTCGTGCTGGGCAGCCTGGGCGGGCTGTTCGGTATCGGTGGCGGGCTGCTGGCGATTCCGGCTCTGGGTGTGCTGTTCGGGCTGGACCAGCAACTGGCGCAGGGCACCGCGCTGGTGATGGTGGTGCCGAACGTGCTGCTGGCCATCTGGCGTTACCACCAGCGCAATCGCATCGACTTCGCCCAGGCCGGCGTGCTGGCACTGACTGGCCTGGTCTGCGCGTTCTTCGCTTCCAGCATTGCCGTCAACTTGGATGCCCGCAGCATGCGCACGGCCTTCGTGGTTTTCCTGGTGCTGTTGGCGCTGTACCTGCTGGTGCGCCTGTTCCAGCGTGTGCCGCAGGGTGGCAGCACGCCGCGCTACGGCCTGCCGTGGATGGGCGTGCTGGGGCTGGGGGCTGGATCGCTGGGTGGCCTGTTTGGTGTGGGCGGTGGCGTTCTGGCGACGCCGGTGCTGACCTCGGTGTTCGGCCTGACCCAGGTGATTGCCCAAGGCCTCGCGCTGGCGCTGGCGGCGCCCAGCACGGGCGTGGCGCTGGCAACCTACGCGGTGCACGGCCACGTGGACTGGCGCATGGGCAGCGCGCTGGCGCTGGGCGGCCTGGTGAGCATTTCCTGGGGCGTGCGGCTGGCCCACGCGTTGCCCGAACGTCAGCTGCGCATGGCCTTCAGTGCCTTCCTGATCGTCTGCGCAGTGCTGCTGGCGGTGCGCTGA
- a CDS encoding LysR family transcriptional regulator has protein sequence MTPSNLEDQLDLYLDVLDNGSFSAAARLRQLTPSAVARRMDSLEQGLGSTLLVRSTHNVRATPAGLAFAERARRIVSELRQARAEAVSLSTAPEGLIRIDAPVPFGRRHLAPALVDFLTANPGLDVQLRLIDSFTDTRGENLGQVDLVLRIGTLPDSRLVATRLASMRRIVCASPAYLQHHGRPASPLELPEHIGLDWEGLAPALAWRFLIDGRLQQLRPRRLRMTANNAETLVEGALQSIGLAHLPTWLCSEYLISGQLLPLFCENGLPEPEPGVIHALRLQRGTHPRSERLLAFLLKRFGFPPPWDTALEEALFKN, from the coding sequence ATGACGCCCTCCAACCTCGAAGATCAGCTCGATCTCTACCTGGACGTGCTCGACAACGGCAGCTTTTCCGCTGCCGCCCGCCTGCGCCAGCTCACTCCTTCCGCCGTGGCGCGGCGCATGGATTCCCTGGAGCAGGGGCTGGGATCGACCCTGCTCGTGCGCAGCACCCACAACGTGCGCGCCACGCCGGCGGGGCTGGCCTTCGCCGAGCGGGCACGGCGGATCGTCAGCGAACTGCGTCAGGCGCGAGCGGAGGCCGTGTCCCTGAGCACCGCGCCGGAAGGCCTGATCCGCATCGACGCCCCGGTTCCTTTCGGTCGTCGCCATCTCGCGCCGGCGCTGGTCGACTTCCTCACTGCCAACCCCGGCCTGGACGTGCAACTGCGGTTGATCGACAGCTTCACCGACACCCGCGGGGAGAATCTCGGCCAGGTCGACCTGGTCCTGCGCATCGGCACGCTGCCCGACAGCCGCCTGGTCGCCACGCGCCTGGCGTCCATGCGGCGGATCGTCTGCGCCAGCCCCGCCTACCTGCAGCACCATGGCAGGCCTGCCTCCCCCCTGGAATTGCCGGAGCACATCGGCCTGGACTGGGAAGGCCTGGCCCCGGCACTGGCGTGGCGCTTCCTCATCGATGGCAGGCTGCAGCAGCTTCGGCCGCGCCGCTTGCGCATGACCGCCAATAATGCGGAAACACTGGTGGAAGGCGCGCTGCAGAGCATCGGCCTGGCGCACCTGCCGACATGGTTGTGCAGTGAGTACCTGATCAGCGGCCAGTTGCTGCCTCTGTTCTGCGAGAACGGCCTCCCCGAGCCTGAGCCAGGCGTCATCCACGCGCTGCGCCTGCAACGCGGCACCCACCCGCGCAGCGAACGACTGCTGGCGTTCCTGCTGAAACGCTTCGGTTTCCCTCCCCCCTGGGACACGGCACTGGAGGAAGCGCTGTTCAAGAATTAA
- a CDS encoding MarR family winged helix-turn-helix transcriptional regulator — MTKPDPTCEALKLDNQLCFALYSTSLQMTKVYKPLLQELGLTYPQYIAMLVLWEEDGITVGEISSRMLTDPGSLTPLLKRLEAEGLITRTRSQADERVVQLRLTDKGRELRRQAERIPACILASSGLTLDSLKRLQEELVDLRGHLQAP, encoded by the coding sequence ATGACCAAGCCAGACCCGACCTGCGAAGCCCTCAAGCTGGATAACCAGCTGTGCTTCGCCCTCTACTCCACGTCCCTGCAGATGACCAAGGTGTACAAGCCCTTGCTGCAGGAACTGGGGCTCACCTACCCGCAGTACATCGCCATGCTGGTGCTCTGGGAAGAAGACGGCATCACCGTGGGCGAGATCAGCTCGCGCATGCTCACCGACCCCGGCTCGCTCACGCCGCTGCTCAAGCGGCTGGAAGCCGAAGGCCTGATCACCCGCACCCGCAGCCAGGCAGACGAGCGCGTCGTGCAGTTGCGCCTGACCGACAAGGGCCGGGAACTGCGCCGACAGGCGGAGCGCATTCCGGCCTGCATCCTGGCCAGCAGCGGTCTAACGTTGGACAGTCTGAAGCGACTCCAGGAGGAGCTCGTGGACCTGCGCGGGCATCTGCAAGCCCCGTGA
- a CDS encoding organic hydroperoxide resistance protein has product MQTIKALYTATATATGGRDGRAVSSDGILDVKLTTPRELGGAGGEATNPEQLFAAGYSACFIGAIKFVASQSKKQIPADASITGKVGIGQIPGGFGLEVELNINLPGLDQAEAEDLVAKAHQVCPYSNATRGNIDVRLNVSV; this is encoded by the coding sequence ATGCAAACCATCAAAGCCCTCTACACCGCCACCGCTACCGCCACCGGAGGCCGCGACGGCCGTGCCGTTTCCTCGGACGGCATCCTCGACGTGAAACTGACCACCCCGCGTGAACTGGGCGGCGCCGGTGGCGAAGCCACCAACCCGGAACAACTGTTCGCCGCTGGCTACTCGGCCTGCTTCATCGGCGCCATCAAGTTCGTCGCCAGCCAGAGCAAGAAACAGATTCCGGCGGACGCCTCGATCACCGGCAAGGTCGGCATCGGCCAGATCCCCGGCGGTTTCGGCCTGGAAGTCGAGCTGAACATCAACCTGCCGGGCCTGGACCAGGCCGAGGCTGAAGACCTGGTCGCCAAGGCCCACCAGGTCTGCCCCTACTCCAACGCCACCCGCGGCAACATCGATGTGCGCCTGAACGTCAGCGTCTGA
- the efp gene encoding elongation factor P produces MKTAQEFRAGQVANINGAPWVIQKAEFNKSGRNSAVVKMKLKNLLTGAGTETVFKADDKLEPIILDRKEVTYSYFADPLYVFMDTEFNQYEIEKGDLEGVLTFIEDGMTDVCEAVFYNEKVISVELPTTIVREIVYTEPAVRGDTSGKVMKTARLKNGAEVQVSAFCEIGDSIEIDTRTGEYKSRVKA; encoded by the coding sequence ATGAAAACCGCACAAGAGTTCCGCGCTGGCCAGGTTGCCAACATCAATGGCGCCCCCTGGGTCATCCAGAAGGCCGAGTTCAACAAGTCCGGCCGTAACTCCGCGGTCGTCAAGATGAAGCTGAAGAACCTGCTGACCGGTGCCGGCACCGAGACCGTGTTCAAGGCCGACGACAAGCTGGAGCCGATCATCCTCGATCGCAAGGAAGTGACCTACTCCTACTTCGCGGACCCGCTGTATGTCTTCATGGACACCGAGTTCAACCAGTACGAGATCGAGAAAGGCGATCTGGAAGGCGTGCTGACCTTCATCGAAGACGGCATGACCGACGTCTGCGAAGCCGTCTTCTACAACGAGAAAGTCATCTCCGTTGAACTGCCGACCACCATCGTTCGCGAAATCGTCTACACCGAGCCGGCTGTCCGTGGCGACACCTCCGGTAAAGTGATGAAGACCGCTCGCCTGAAGAACGGTGCTGAAGTCCAGGTTTCCGCCTTCTGCGAAATCGGCGACTCGATCGAAATCGATACCCGCACTGGCGAGTACAAGTCCCGCGTCAAGGCCTGA